The Streptococcus oralis DNA window AATTGCGATAAAGAGCATGCCCTTGGATGTGTTCCAAGAGGAGACGATTTTGTTTGGCAGCTGCTGTCAGGTAAACCATACCAGTTTCCAAGTCAGAGAGGGCAAAGAGATTTTTTTTAGTTGTTTTTTGACGAAGAAGTGCACTGATTTCATCCTTACTTTTATCCATCTCTTCAATCACTGGATAATAAGCATTACTAATAATCTCTAAACTGGCAAAAAGAAATTTGTAGATTGAAACAACTTCATGGCTTTCAAGGTAGGTTGCCATACGTTTAATCACATAACTATTCTTATGATTGCTAATTGTGATTAGCCGTTGTTTTTCAACGATAAAGGTCATCGGAATTGCTTCATAATATTCTTTATCTTTTTCTAAGTCAAGAACATTATAAATGAAGGTTACCGTTCCCGTTTCACGGTGATAGTCCATGTGGGCACGCTCATTTCTATCCAGAGCATACTCGATGGTTTCCTTGTCCAATCCATAGACATCCGAAAGGTCTTCCATGTTTTTAATTTTGTCTACATCAAGGTCTATCCAGGTACAATCGTGACCTAATTTTTTCTCTACAAATAGCATACTCTCTCCTTTACCAAACTCCTTCTATTGTACCACAAATCTGCTAAAATAGCCGGCCTATTCAGTACGAGATAGATTGCTGACGACGGTGATATTGCGATTGGGAACAAAGTGAAGGGCTTGATCGTCACCTCGCAGTTGCGTTGTACGGATTCCTACGCTAACGACCTTTCCAGAAACGGTAATAGGTCCATTTGTGAGAACCACTTCATCACCAACATCAAGCTGGCGCTCAAAAAGGATGAAGAAGCCATTAATGACATCGGATAGAAAGCCTTGCGCCCCCATACCAATGGCCACCCCAGCAATCCCCGCACCAGCAAGGAGACTAGAAACTGGCAAACCTAAAATAGACAGGATACAGTAGAGCAAAAAGAAATAAAGAATGTAGTTAAAGACATTCTCCAGCAAACGAGAGATGGTCTTTTGTCTTCCTGCATCCCGATTGGAAAATTTAAGTGAGGGTTTGACAATCTTTCGTACAGTCGCATGAAGCATCTTTTTAGCTATATAAAATAGTAAAAACAAAATCAAAAGAGAAATCACCTTGCTCAAGAGATTCTCTAACATGGTTGTTAAATCAAGTTTATCAAAATAGCGTTGAAAAAAATCTTGCATATAAAACTCCTTTTTCCTATTATACCATAAAATCGTCCTTCTCTTTTCTTTCATAATTATTCAATTATCGGCTCTATTTTCAAAATTTCACTTGCCTCTATAGCATATTTATACTATAATTATAAACAATACATTTGAAGGAGACTGCTATGAAACGAATCATTAGAGCCTGGACCAAGGCAAGCCTCATCAAACGAATCCTCATTGGAATGATTTTTGGAGCTACATTGGGGATGCTCTTTCCAAACTTTACAGGAATTGGTCTGCTTGGAGACCTCTTTGTAGGCGGACTGAAAGCCATCGCTCCTATTTTGGTTTTTGCCCTTGTTGCCAATGCCCTTTCCCAACACCAAAAGGGACAAAACACCAATATGAAGACGGTTATTTTCTTATACTTGCTCGGAACCTTTGCTGCTGCATTGGTAGCCGTTCTAGCTAGTTTCTTACTGCCTGTGCAAATCACCCTGACCAGTGCAAATACAGAAGTTGCTGCTCCTGACGGTATTGGTCAAGTCCTCAGCAATCTACTACTCAAACTGGTGGACAATCCCTTGAATGCCATTGTTGAAGCCAACTATATCGGGATTCTCTCTTGGGCAGTTATCTTTGGCTTGGCTATGAGAGAGGCAAGTAAACACAGCAAGGAATTACTGAAAACCATGGCGGATGTCACCTCTAAAATCGTGGAATGGATTATCAATCTAGCACCCTTTGGGATTTTAGGCTTGGTTTTCAAGACCATCTCAGACAAGGGTATTGCCAGTCTGGCCAACTACGGTGTCCTCCTAGGACTTTTGATTGCTACCATGGCCTTTGTTGCTCTCGTCATCAACCCACTCATCGCCTTTCTCTTTATGAGAAAAAATCCCTATCCACTTGTTTTGAAATGCCTACGTGTCAGTGGTATTACAGCCTTCTTCACTCGTAGCTCTGCCGCCAATATCCCTGTCAATATGAAACTCTGCCAAGATTTGGGACTGAATCCTGACACCTACTCTGTCTCCATCCCGCTTGGTTCGACCATCAACATGGCTGGCGCTGCCGTTACCATTAACATCCTGACCCTAGCTGCTGTCAATACACTCGGAATCTCGGTAGACTTTGGGACAGCATTTGTGCTCAGTGTAGTGGCTGCCATTTCTGCCTGCGGGGCATCTGGAATCGCTGGGGGATCCCTTCTCCTCATTCCTGTCGCTTGTAGCCTCTTTGGGATTTCCAACGACTTAGCTATGCAGGTTGTCGGAGTCGGTTTTGTGATCGGAGTCGTGCAAGACTCCTGCGAAACAGCCCTGAACTCTTCAACAGATGTCCTCTTTACAGCAGTTGCCGAGTATGCTACAAACCGAAAACTTCGTCCCTAGTCTCTGATTCCTCGTTAAACACTTGATTCTATTAGTTTAGGAAATTTTCATGTCTCTCACTCAACGTACGACCAAACTGATCTTAGCGACCTGTCTCGCTTGTTTACTCGCTTATTTTTTAGATTTATCATCAGCAGTTTCAGCTGGAATCATCGCTCTCTTAAGCCTCTCCGACACGCGCAGAAGCACGCTGAAATTAGCACGTAACCGCCTCTTTTCCATGCTCCTAGCGCTCGCTATCGGTGTTCTAGCCTTTCAGCTGACGGGCTTTCACATCTGGAGTCTGGGCCTCTATCTGGCTCTCTATGTCCCTCTTGCTTACAAAATGGGCTGGGAAATCGGCATCACCCCTAGCAGTGTCTTGGTCAGTCATCTCTTGGTACAGGAGTCTACCTCTCCAGAGCTCTTGCTTAATGAAGTGCTCCTCTTTCTCATCGGGACAAGCTTTGCTCTATTGGTCAACCTTTATATGCCCTCTCGTGAGAAAGCCATTCAAAGCTACCACCTTCAGGTCGAAGAAAAGTTAAAAGACATCCTGCTTCGCTTTAAATACTATCTGTCAAGAGGAGACGGACGCAATCAAGCCCAACTCGTTGATCAATTAGACAAGCTCCTCGATGAAGCTCTCAAACTGGTCTACCTGGATCACTCGGATCACCTCTTTCACCAGACGGACTACCACATCCATTACTTTGAGATGAGACAGCGACAAAGTCGTATCCTACGAAATATGGCCCAGCAGATCAATACCTGTCACCTGGCCGCAAGTGAGAGTTTGATCTTGGCCCAGCTCTTTTCAAAGATTGCTGCTCAGCTAAGTCAGACCAATCCTGCTCATGACCTACTTGATGACATCGAACGCTATCTGCAAGTCTTCCGCAATCGGAGTCTCCCCAAAACACGTGAGGAGTTTGAAACCCGTGCTACCCTCTTGCAACTACTACGCGAAGCCGAAACCTTTATCCAGGTTAAGGTCGATTTTTACCAGAAATATGGAAACTAGAACGCAAAGAACCTCAGAGGACTTCCTCTGAGGTTCTTGTGTTTTGCATTTGGAAGAGAATTTTATTCCCTCACACTGTTCTCAAAAAAGAAATAGCAACTCCTAATCGTCCATCACACCGCCTGTCAGCTGGTACATGAGGTAAATGTGCTCCAAGACTTTTACCTTATCCATGTGGTCTACATCTTTAAAGCCACCTAATGCTAGAAGTGGAACGAAACCGAAACACTCATCGTAGGCTAGTTGACCATGTTTGGCAACAGCTTGTCTATATAAATCAAGTTCAAACTTCTTTGTAATATATTCGTTATCTAAAAATCGAATGAATAAATCCAGACCCTTACAAATAATATCCAGATCCTGAATATTGTATTGGACAATTCCCACATAGGCATTCTCTTCCCAAGTAATAATATCTCCAAATGCCGTCACAAAGATTGGAAAAGCAATGTCTCCTCTGAAATAGCTATCTTGGAGAAGCTCTAGATAATCATCTGGATTGATAACTTTTAGATAACCATCAAGAAAAGTTCCTAGACCATCTTCCTGCCAAATTTGAACCAACTCAGCTGGAACTTGATTTTTATATTTTTCAATAACATCTTTGGGCATATCTGCCACTTTGACAAATTTTTCTAACATTTTATCCTCCATTTCACGATAACAGCAATACTCAAAAATCGCATTCTTCAAAATGTAATCAAGCTTACTCTACTTTTGATTATGCTCTCTTTGAAAGGCTTCCATAGCCTTGAACTTCTCTAGTTCTTTTTCGTTAGCTGGTTGCTTGCCGAGGTATTTGTATTCAAATAAGTCCATTCGAGAACTTGGACCATAACCACTTTCCAACCATGGAGCATAGTCAAAGTCGACCGAAAGTTTATTGCTTTCATCTAAATGGATGATACAAAAATACCAATCTGCTTGGTCATTCTCTAAAAATATTTTTTTCAGTTCTTGTGCTTTTTCAAATAAAATGTCGTATTCTTTATCAAACACTTCACTTGATAGTGAGTATAAACTTGGAATATCTAAAAAATATTGATACTCATTCAAGCTTTTAAAAAAGAAATAAGCCCCTCCACTGTAGGTCTTGTCCATCTCGATTACAATATACAAATCATCCCACTCAACTGGAATCATATCGTTGACTTGATGCACGATTTCGATAATTTTTTCATTAATCTGTTGTTCCATATTTCCCTCCAATTCATTCTATCATTGTTCCGCTACAATCCTAGTATACCACAAAGAATGCTTTCCACGTTTTCCTAGCTAAAAACCACCCTTGGAGTGGTTAAGTCACAATCAGTTTTCTCCTGAATCAGTCCGTTATCAAGAAAGAAACTATCTATAAAAGTATATCTTGAGGACCAATCTCAGACAATAGGCCATTGGTAAATTTTATCCCTAGTCCGTTATCCTTGTCCCAATCACAATCACATAAAAAACCAACTTCTTCAACAGTTTCATCAAAAGTTAAAGGAAACACAATTTGTTTGGGTTTCAACAGAGAAAAAATTTCTTCTTCATTTCCAATTTTATCTAAAAAATATTGTTTTTCTTTGCTATCGGTATAACCAGAAACAATCTCTGAGATTTCATTATGATAGTAAGACACAACAGCAGCATTCGCTTCTTTTATCATTTCATCTTGATGCTCCTTAAAAAAGACATAGGCTCTTTCTTGATTGACTTCAAATTCTCCATCGTCATCTGCATCAATAATCATTTCTAAAACATACTCCTTACCAAAAATAGTAAGGGTCATATCTTGAGTCCAACCATAATTAAATGTTAGTTTACCAAAAATATGATGATTCAATTCCATTATTTACAACTGCCTCTCTAGAATCCTAATATATTTTACTGCTCTGTTTAGAACTCCGATTTCCTCACGTTCTCTCTTCCTGCAGCTGTCCACTTTTAACCAGCTTTTTATAGTATCGTTTACTGTACCATTCTCGATCCGATATCTTTAAATAAGCCTTATACTCTTCTGGGTATTTGTGGATATAGTAGGCTTGAAAGATATGGACATTGATCATAAAAGAGATAAAATGAGCTCCAATGACAAACCAAACCGGCAAAAACAAGTCTAAAATACGGATGTCTTTCATTTTTCATCTCCAAATTTCATCTAGCAGAACGTCGTATATCCTTGAGAATTTTCTATTTGAGGAGGACACCACATAGCACTATCGTAGTAGCTACACCTCGCTTCCTTAAAGATACAGCACTCACTTTCTGGGATTTGACTGTTCCCTAACACCTAGTTACACGTTTCGCTCTCCGGTTCTTTCTTAAACAAGATTTTCCCTTGGCTGTATAGCTTCATAATCTTCACAAAACGAACGGGATTGTTTTGGTTGTACACCAAAAAGAGTATATAGAACAGAAGATAAAAAATTTATTACACTACAGAAGGTCTCATAAAATCATAAACATCTATCTGATGCTCTTCAAACAATGCTTCTAACTTCTGCGCTCCTACTTCAGCTCCATGCTTTTCTATAAATTGAAGCTCAGCTTCTGTAATAGGGATAGCTTGTAGCCACGTAACATACTCTTCATCAAAATCGAAAGACTCCAGTTCCCACAAGAAAGGCTGAGTGAAAAATATATGATTTACTTTCGCATTTGGGTAGTAATTTCTAATTATATTTGGATAGACTGCACCAGGAGAGATACTATATTCTCCTCTCACGATATTAAAACCACAGTCTGCTATAATATTTGGAAAGTATTCCAGCTCTGCATCAGCTGCCCCAATGATTTCAACTCTTAAAGGCTTATCATTTATTCGACGATAAATGGTATATTCTGATAAACCGATTGTTGCTGCAGTTGTTAAATAATCGTCCGGACGGTTCTCTCCAATAAATATATCTAATTTGTTATCGTGATTTCTAAATGTATAGGCTTGAGGAACTCCCCCTACAGCTCTGGCTATTTCCTGTGCAATTTTAATTTTATCGTATTTCATTTGATTCTCCTCTTAATGTTTGGTCCAGCATGAGCTATGTTATCTTTCAGTTTCACTACACTCTTATGGAAATTCTCACAAAAGGCGTTAGAGTTTGATGATACCTCTGCCAGATTATCACCAAATTAACTGACTCTACAATCCCAGTATACCATAAACCCTATGGACTAGCGTTTGGAAAACAATAAAAGACCACCTCGAGGGTAGTCCTTTGTTATCAATCGCCCATTTCATTATTTTACAAGTTCTTCAACTGGATGGCCGTAAAAATATTTCATACCTTCCGTCCAGTCTTTGTCTGATAAGTCATCAATATAACCAACCATCAAATCAATTTCATTTTTTGAAATAAGAGTATTGGTGTCTACTGGGACCTGCTTGCCTGTATAAATAGAAAGAAGGGAAGCCTGAAGATAAAGATGGTATTTCTGTTCCTTTTGAGCAGCGATGTATAGAGCAGTCATAATTTCTTGTGTAAACAAACCAGGAAAAACCTGAAGAGTTTTGTAATAATAGCAATCTAAGTTCTTGTTCTTTATTACATCAAAATATAAACTTCCAACTTCTTCTAATCTTGCATTTTCCTCTATAATTGAACGATAGTTGAGAAAGCTATCCAAAGCATCTTGAATAGCGTACTCCACTTCGGTTTCTGTATCTTCCCACTCCTCCCACAGAGTAAGAAGGTAAGGAACGACTTCATAGGACATTGTTTCCACAGCGCCAGCGACAAAAGTAAATACCGCAAATTCTGAAGCCGAACTTAAAAAATGAAAATTTTCAACCTTTTTTAAATCATTATGTGTACAAACTGAACAAAACAATCGAATACAAAGATTGAGCACTGCTTCATCTTTTGTCTGGTTCATCAAGTCAATCAGCAAGTTTTTTACTGTAAAATCTCCCTTTTTTAAGATTTCAGCAATCAGCAATACACATTCTCTCTCATCATTTACTGAAAGTAAGCCCCTTTTTAAATCTTCCAGCGCTACTGAACTAACGTGACCGAACGACATTCCTGTCATTAACAGTTTGTTTCCCATACCCATTCTCCTTTTATCTCAATACTTTTTTTGGAAATTTCTTGCTTGCTTTTTGACCGATGCTAAGTTATCACCAAATTTACTGACTCTACACTCCCAGTATACCATAAAAGACCACCTCGAGGGGGGCCGTTTATCAGTTCAAACTATTTTACATTATGTTCCTGCTGGAAGGCTTCCATAGCTTTGAACTGTTCTAGTTCTTTTTCATTAGCCGGCTGCTTGCCAAGGTATTTGTATTCAAAAAAATCCATTTGTTGGCCTGAGGTAAACCCACTCTCGAACCAAGGTGCGTAGTCAAATGTAGCAGTCAATTTTGTACCAATAATCTTTATA harbors:
- a CDS encoding magnesium transporter CorA family protein, which produces MLFVEKKLGHDCTWIDLDVDKIKNMEDLSDVYGLDKETIEYALDRNERAHMDYHRETGTVTFIYNVLDLEKDKEYYEAIPMTFIVEKQRLITISNHKNSYVIKRMATYLESHEVVSIYKFLFASLEIISNAYYPVIEEMDKSKDEISALLRQKTTKKNLFALSDLETGMVYLTAAAKQNRLLLEHIQGHALYRNFNEVEREQFDDAMIEAHQLVSMTDLISQVLQQLSASYNNILNNNLNDNLTTLTIISVLLAILAVITGFFGMNVPLPFADEPNAWIYILIASLILWVVLAQCLKNIARN
- a CDS encoding mechanosensitive ion channel family protein — encoded protein: MQDFFQRYFDKLDLTTMLENLLSKVISLLILFLLFYIAKKMLHATVRKIVKPSLKFSNRDAGRQKTISRLLENVFNYILYFFLLYCILSILGLPVSSLLAGAGIAGVAIGMGAQGFLSDVINGFFILFERQLDVGDEVVLTNGPITVSGKVVSVGIRTTQLRGDDQALHFVPNRNITVVSNLSRTE
- the sstT gene encoding serine/threonine transporter SstT, which translates into the protein MKRIIRAWTKASLIKRILIGMIFGATLGMLFPNFTGIGLLGDLFVGGLKAIAPILVFALVANALSQHQKGQNTNMKTVIFLYLLGTFAAALVAVLASFLLPVQITLTSANTEVAAPDGIGQVLSNLLLKLVDNPLNAIVEANYIGILSWAVIFGLAMREASKHSKELLKTMADVTSKIVEWIINLAPFGILGLVFKTISDKGIASLANYGVLLGLLIATMAFVALVINPLIAFLFMRKNPYPLVLKCLRVSGITAFFTRSSAANIPVNMKLCQDLGLNPDTYSVSIPLGSTINMAGAAVTINILTLAAVNTLGISVDFGTAFVLSVVAAISACGASGIAGGSLLLIPVACSLFGISNDLAMQVVGVGFVIGVVQDSCETALNSSTDVLFTAVAEYATNRKLRP
- a CDS encoding aromatic acid exporter family protein, yielding MSLTQRTTKLILATCLACLLAYFLDLSSAVSAGIIALLSLSDTRRSTLKLARNRLFSMLLALAIGVLAFQLTGFHIWSLGLYLALYVPLAYKMGWEIGITPSSVLVSHLLVQESTSPELLLNEVLLFLIGTSFALLVNLYMPSREKAIQSYHLQVEEKLKDILLRFKYYLSRGDGRNQAQLVDQLDKLLDEALKLVYLDHSDHLFHQTDYHIHYFEMRQRQSRILRNMAQQINTCHLAASESLILAQLFSKIAAQLSQTNPAHDLLDDIERYLQVFRNRSLPKTREEFETRATLLQLLREAETFIQVKVDFYQKYGN
- a CDS encoding T6SS immunity protein Tdi1 domain-containing protein — its product is MLEKFVKVADMPKDVIEKYKNQVPAELVQIWQEDGLGTFLDGYLKVINPDDYLELLQDSYFRGDIAFPIFVTAFGDIITWEENAYVGIVQYNIQDLDIICKGLDLFIRFLDNEYITKKFELDLYRQAVAKHGQLAYDECFGFVPLLALGGFKDVDHMDKVKVLEHIYLMYQLTGGVMDD
- a CDS encoding immunity protein YezG family protein; this translates as MEQQINEKIIEIVHQVNDMIPVEWDDLYIVIEMDKTYSGGAYFFFKSLNEYQYFLDIPSLYSLSSEVFDKEYDILFEKAQELKKIFLENDQADWYFCIIHLDESNKLSVDFDYAPWLESGYGPSSRMDLFEYKYLGKQPANEKELEKFKAMEAFQREHNQK
- a CDS encoding DUF6985 domain-containing protein encodes the protein MELNHHIFGKLTFNYGWTQDMTLTIFGKEYVLEMIIDADDDGEFEVNQERAYVFFKEHQDEMIKEANAAVVSYYHNEISEIVSGYTDSKEKQYFLDKIGNEEEIFSLLKPKQIVFPLTFDETVEEVGFLCDCDWDKDNGLGIKFTNGLLSEIGPQDILL
- a CDS encoding suppressor of fused domain protein — translated: MKYDKIKIAQEIARAVGGVPQAYTFRNHDNKLDIFIGENRPDDYLTTAATIGLSEYTIYRRINDKPLRVEIIGAADAELEYFPNIIADCGFNIVRGEYSISPGAVYPNIIRNYYPNAKVNHIFFTQPFLWELESFDFDEEYVTWLQAIPITEAELQFIEKHGAEVGAQKLEALFEEHQIDVYDFMRPSVV
- the imm47 gene encoding Imm47 family immunity protein; its protein translation is MGNKLLMTGMSFGHVSSVALEDLKRGLLSVNDERECVLLIAEILKKGDFTVKNLLIDLMNQTKDEAVLNLCIRLFCSVCTHNDLKKVENFHFLSSASEFAVFTFVAGAVETMSYEVVPYLLTLWEEWEDTETEVEYAIQDALDSFLNYRSIIEENARLEEVGSLYFDVIKNKNLDCYYYKTLQVFPGLFTQEIMTALYIAAQKEQKYHLYLQASLLSIYTGKQVPVDTNTLISKNEIDLMVGYIDDLSDKDWTEGMKYFYGHPVEELVK